The window GAACGGTCAGAGGAGGAGAAATTGAGGCCTCCATTTCGAGGGACGGGAGAACTCTAGATGCGCAAATGGGAAGAGAAAAGAGCTGAAGAAATATCCGAGTACATTTTGGTCACCCATATTGTAAGCCTCTTGCTTGTCTTGATGATTATTTTTAGCTTTTATAACCTGCCTCTAGGCCTGCATTTCTCCGTTTACGCGGTCGCCGTGTTTAGCGCCTCCGTGATAGGTATAATTGTATATGTCTCGCGCAAGCTCCTCCCCAGAGTATCCTTCCTAGGCCACCCCCATAGGGACGAAATCTTACTCCTCACCATCATTTTCCCTGTAACCTTTGCCTTCCTTTGGTACAGCCGCAATTTCTTCGGCGCCAAGGTCCTGGTCCTCGTCCCTATCGTTATCACTGCCACCAGCTTCGGAAAGGTTGCCGGCACGGCAGCAGCTGCCGTGGCCTCCGCCCTCCTCTTTTTCCTGGATTACCGAGTTTACGGCTCCTTGCCCGCCGCAGTCTTCCAAGCTGACAGTATTTTGACCGGGGTGGTAGTTCTCCTGGCCTGGCTGGTGGGCGGCTTGATGGAAGTGGAGAGGCAAACTCAGCAAGAGCTGCTGCGCCTGGCCGACTACGATCAACTCACCGGACTGTACAACCACCGCTATCTACAGGAAAATCTGGGCGGGAAGATACGGGAAGCGGCCAGCAGTAACCTTCCTCTCTCGTTAATATTGCTGGACATCGACCAGTTCAAGTATTTCAACACCGTTTACGGCTATCCCAAGGGAGACCAGCTCCTGGCCGCCCTGGGCCGGCTGCTGCAGGAAGAGGTAAAGGAGCCATCCTGTGCTGCCCGCTACGGCAGCGACGAATTCGCCCTGGTCCTGCCCGGCAGAGGCAAGGGCCAGGCGGCGGAGACCGCCTGCCGCCTAAAGGTAAGACTCATGGAGGAGGCTACCAGAACCCTGGCGGGCGGGGAGGGGAAGCCGCCCTTTAAACCCTTTACCCTCTCGGTCGGTTTGGCCACTTACCCTGCCGACGGTAACGATGCCCTGTCCCTCATCCGGGCGGCGGAAAACGACCTGTTCAGGGCCAAGTACTCCCGGGACAAAAACTACCTGTACCATTCTATTATCAGCGAGATCAGTGCCATGAAAGTGAAAGAAGCCTTCCCTACCTTGCAGGTCCTGGTGGCCCTGATTAATATTAAAGACCGCTACACCTTTGGCCACTCGGAAAGGGTTATGTCCTACGCCCTGGCTGTGGCGGAAAAGTTGCCCCTTTCCGGGGAGGAAAAGGAGACCCTGCGTTACGGTGCTTACTTACACGACCTGGGCAAAATTGAAGTGGACAGCGCCATCCTCACCAAGAAGGGCCCCCTGAGCCCGGAAGAACGGGAGGCCATGCAAAACCACACCGTATGGGGAGCAGAAATGGTGAA of the Thermanaeromonas sp. C210 genome contains:
- a CDS encoding bifunctional diguanylate cyclase/phosphohydrolase, which translates into the protein MRKWEEKRAEEISEYILVTHIVSLLLVLMIIFSFYNLPLGLHFSVYAVAVFSASVIGIIVYVSRKLLPRVSFLGHPHRDEILLLTIIFPVTFAFLWYSRNFFGAKVLVLVPIVITATSFGKVAGTAAAAVASALLFFLDYRVYGSLPAAVFQADSILTGVVVLLAWLVGGLMEVERQTQQELLRLADYDQLTGLYNHRYLQENLGGKIREAASSNLPLSLILLDIDQFKYFNTVYGYPKGDQLLAALGRLLQEEVKEPSCAARYGSDEFALVLPGRGKGQAAETACRLKVRLMEEATRTLAGGEGKPPFKPFTLSVGLATYPADGNDALSLIRAAENDLFRAKYSRDKNYLYHSIISEISAMKVKEAFPTLQVLVALINIKDRYTFGHSERVMSYALAVAEKLPLSGEEKETLRYGAYLHDLGKIEVDSAILTKKGPLSPEEREAMQNHTVWGAEMVKPLVFFQEISQILRFHHENYDGSGYPDGLRGEEIPLLARIVRLADSFDAMTTDRPYRQALSLEEASRELLRHSGTYYDPALIPPFLEAVKEVYGEG